catgatcacaaaaacaacagcGTGCACTACCTACCCAACATCGCTTTAGTAAATTATCTTTAGTAAGgatgacttgcttgtggacaaaccacatgaaaattttgATATGTAAGGGAACCTTAATTTTCCAAATATGTATCGATTTTGGGATTGGGCCAGAATTAATTAGATCCAAATACATAGATTTGATCGTAAACACTTTGTTTCTAGTTAACTTCCAGTGAAAGGAATTGGGTTGGTCGGATAGTTGAATCTCCATCAACCTTTGTACCAAGTGTAGCCAGGAATTCCAACGCTCCCCTACTAACGATCTCCTAAACTGTATATTTAAGGGCACCGCATGTAATACTGTAGCCATGCAATCCTCCTTAGTTGTACAATATTATATAAGGTGGGTACTATATGGCTAGAGGTGTCTCCCCTAACCACGTATCATCCTAAAATCTTGTTGTCATCCCATTGCCAACAAAGAATTTGGCCCTATGAAAGAACATATCTTTCGTTCGCATAAGCCCCTTCTAGAATGGGGAATCATTAGGTCTTGCGGTACCTTGGGCCAGTGATTTAGATTGTAAATATTTGTTTCGTAATATCTGTGCCCACATACCATCAGTTTCTACTGATAACCAATATAGACATTTACTCATTAGGCATTTATTTTTAATCTCCATGTTCTTAATTCCGAGACCCCCCTGGTCCTTGGGTCGGCAAATGATATCCCATCTTGCCAAGGCGATATTTTGTCTTAACCTCATCTGACTGCCAAAAAAATCAAGATCGATAAAAATCTAGTCTCTTCCGTACCCCTTTAGGTATTTCTAAGAATGATAACAGGAACATCAACATACTCGTTAGTATTGAATTAATGAGCACcaaccggcctccataagacataagcttgCCCGTCCAGCAGCTTAGTTTTTTTTAAATCGATCTTCAATGCATTTCCATCCTTTATTAGTAAGTTTACAATGATGAATCGGGATGCCCAGGTAGCTGAAATGCAGAGATCCCAATGCACATCCGAACAATTGTCAATAtgcatcttgttcctctttggccATACCAAATCAAAACAATTCTCTCTTGTGAAAATCTATTTTTAGTCCTGACAATTGTTCAAAGAGACATAGCACCAGTTTCATATTCCGAGCCTTTGCAAGATCATGCTCCATGAAAAGAATAGTGTCGTCGGCATATTGTAAGATGGATACTCCCCCATCGACCAAATGAGGAACGAGACCACCAACTTGGTCATTCTCCTTGGCCCGGCCTATAAGAACGGTCAGCATATTAGCCACCATATTGAATAAGAGAGGAGACATAGAATTTCCTTGTTTCAAACCCTTATGAGTCTGAAAATAGTGATCGACTGATATCATCACTAACCTTTACTCCGACACTACCTTTTTGGACTAGGGAATCCACCTGATTCCTCCATGTCTCATTAAATCCCTTCATGCACATTGCCTGTTGACGGAAAGGCCACTTTACTTTATCATATGCCTtatcgaaatccactttgaagataaccccatctagattcttcgaatggatttcatggagAGTTTCATATAAGacaacaaccccttctaggatgtgtcTCCCTGGCATGAAAGCCGTCTGGCTCTGGCTTGGTTGCACCATCGAGTGGGTGATCTGTGTCAGTCTATTAGTACCCACTTTCGTGaatattttgaaactcacatttAAAAGGCAAATTGGCCAAAGTTGCTCGATTCAAAATTTCTTCTTTCTTTGGCAATAGTGTTATCATACCAAAGTTAAGATGGAAGAGTTCCAGGTGGCCATTGAAAAAAAAAATCGttaaacataggcataagatcaccctttataatatgccaacatttcttataaaatTCCGCAGGGAACCCATCTGGTCCTGGTGCTTTATTCGGTTTCATTTGTGATATTACATTGAAAACCTCTTTCTCAATAAACGGTGTAGATAAAATATCATTTTCATCTTACCGAAGTTGAGGGATATCCCCAACAATAGACTCATCCAGGGACACCACATTACCCCCGGAGACCTGAATAGTTGTTTATAATAGTTGGAAATATATGACTTGAGGTTCTCATGACCCACCACGGTTCCTTCGTCTTGTTCAAGCTGGATGATTTTATTTTTTCTATGTTTGCCATTCGCAATCATGTGAAAAAATTATGTATTAtcatccccttggacaaccttaagaACCTTAGCACGCAAGGCCCATTTCAGTTCTTCTTCTCTAATAAGAGCACACAGGTACAAAGCATTTCGGCTTCAGACTTTGCGGCCTACTCTGACACATCGAGCAAGTTTGATTCCGCTTTCAGGTCCAAAGCATCAATCAATTGGATCAATCACCGCCTCCGGTGGATCATTGCAACGAAAGATACAATGGTACGAGAAAACTGGATTTTGCCTGTATCATCTTGGAGTATCATGCCACCAACAGCTGACCCGTCGGAGTTCAAAAAGGACCCATCCACGGAAAGGGCAACAGTGCCCAGATGTGATATAGTCAGACCCTATGCTTAACTTTTTTTGGATAAAAGAGAGTTACCTCTCTGATTTCCACTAATAGAAATCACCACGTCTTACAGACTAAGCAGAAAGATAAGATGAACGAAACGAGGCTACCTCCCCCCGGTTTTTGTCAGCATTACTTCTGGAGGAGGTAGGAGGAGCCATCCCTCCCTCTATCCATATTTTCCTCCGAACCATGAAGACCTTTACCGAGGGGGATATCTAAGGCCTGGGCTCAAAACGGTCCCAGCACCAGCATTATAGAATTTTAGCAATCTAGAACAGAGAACTACGATAAGCTATTACAAGCAGTTTCACACAAAAGTCTTCACCGGAGAGGTAGAAAAAGCAAGAAAATCAGCAAAAaggcttgaagaagcagaattcatTGCAGCGTCACAGGTTCAGTGGGGCTTTTGTCACCCCAAGATCCTCCTGGTCCCCAGGCGCCACCCATGTGCTGCTCGGAACACTTCTTCACCCACTTCACCGATCTGCCTTGTTCCAGCCTCCATCATTTTACTTCTTAcggggtttttctgcaaaatatTCCAATCATGTAAATTTTTGAGCAACAAGTTAACAGGCGCACAAGGATCATTCACCCTGTTATTATCAAAAACAACACTATTTCTCAATTTCCAAATAGTCCAACAAACAGCTGAAATCCCTATCCAGATAAACCCCTTTTATCCTTATCAAAAGTTCTTGCCCAATCCCTCATCATCATATCTAGATTATCTGGTATGTCTTTTAGATTAAAAGCACATTTCAAAATAGTCCACAATAATCTAGCAACTGAGCAAGTCAAAAACAAGTGATTAATGGTTTCTATTCTCCCACAAAATGGGCATTTGTCATCCCCTTTCCATCCCCTGTGAAGCAGGTTATGTTTGGTGAGAATACTATTCCTAAGAGCTAGCCACATGAAGACTCTAAGTCTAGGCAGTATCTTGATCTTCCACATATATAGATGTGGATATTTGATCCCATTTTCTATTAAATGCCTATAATAGGACTTTACTGTGTATGTCCCTTTTTTGTAAGGGTCCATTTGATCTTATCCTTTACATTACTTAATACCACCGAATTGCATGCCTCTTTTATATGCTCCCACAGCTCTCTAGAATCCCCTGTCAGAGCTCTCCTAAACTGAATATTGTCAATCCCCCCCTCAAAGACCTCTTTAACTGTCTTTTATTATCAAAACATATATTATATAGTTTGGGGAAGTTTTTGTATAAAGATGCCGATCCAATCCACCAGTCTTCCCAAAATCTGGTGTTTCCCCCATCTCCTACAACAAATTTACACAAAGAGGTAAAATGATCTCTATGCTTTAATAATTCCTTCCAAAATTGGGAATCTCCCTATTTAGCCACTATATTTCCAATGGCCTTACACCCTTGATATTTTTTCAGAATTATGTCCTGCCACAAACCTTCTGTATTGTATATTTTCCACCACCACTTGCTCAATAAAGCTTTGTTCATACAAGCTAAATTGTGAATCCCTAAACCACCCATGTCTTTGGGCCTGCAGACATCAGCCCATTTGACCAAATGATATCTTTTCTTTTTATCATCTTCTTGCCATAGAAGCCTAGCTCTAAAAAAGTCCATACGTTTTTCAACCCCCACAGGCAGTCCATAAAAGGACATCATAAAGTAAGGGATGCTTGTCAAGGAAGACTGGATCAAAGTAACCCTCCCAGCACTAGCAAGAAGCCTTCCTTGCCAGGTCTCATATTTCTTTTCCATCTTACTTTCTGTAGGCTTCCAATGTTTATTCCTGATTCTCCCCTTATCAACTGGCAAACCTAAGTATTTCATAGGCAAGGTGCCAACAGGACAAGTGAATATTTTAGCATACTCAGCTTTCCTGCTATCTGCTTCTCCAAAAAGGAAAAGTTCACTTTTGTGAAAATTGATTTTCAAACCAGACATTTGCTCAAATAGGCAAAGTATACATTTAAGGTTTTGAGCACTATCTACATCATCTTGTATAAGGaagatggtatcatctgcatattgaagcaTGTTAATCCCATCTTCAACATATTCTTCTAGAACCCCTTTAACTAACCCATTTTTCCTAGCATTATCCAGCATTATGGCCAAAGCATCAGCTGCGAGGTCAAAATTAAGAGGTGACAAAGAGTCCCCCTGTCTCAGCcccttatgagtaggaaaatatttccCCAGGTTTTCATTAACTTCTACACACACCTTTCCACCTCTGATGGTGTCCATCACCCAGTCTATCCATTTATTTGGGAACCCTTTGATCTTGAGTATTTGAAAAAGAAAGGTCAATTTAATCTTATCATAAGATTTCTCAAAATCTATTTTTAACAGCAAGGCACcttgttttttcctttttatacTATCCAAGCTTCATGTAAGATCAAAAAACCCTCCATAATGTATCTGCCTTTTATAAAAGTAGTCTGTACAGGAGAGATAACATTAGCTGCCACCATATTCAGCCTATTCATTAAGACTTTTGTAATGATTTTGAAGCATACATTCAACAAACATATGGGCCTAAAGTTTTGTATCCTATTAGCATTTTTGCTTTTAGGCACCAAAGTGATAATACCATAATTCAACCTACTGATATCAATTTTCTTATTGGCAAAATCATCCAACAAGTTTTTGAGATCATTTTTAACCAACTCCCAATAATGCTGATAAAATTCAGTTGTAAAGCCATCAGGACCAGGAGATTTATTATGGGCCATTTTAAAGACCACATTTGTAATTTCTTCCATTGAGAATTCCTCTGTCAGCGTAGCCTTGTACTGATCTTGTATCCTCTGTGAATTTTCTATATTTAGAGATATTGTGGAATTATCAGGATGCCCAAATAGGTTTTTGTAGAAATTAGTGATATATTCCACTATATCTTTTTCACCCTCAACAactccctcatcttgttcaagtttATTTATCATGTTTCTCCTTAATCTTCCATTAGCCTTGGCATGAAAGAATTTTGTATTACTATCACCTTCCAACAATTCATCCACCTTAGCTCTTTGTTTCCATTTAGCTTCCTCTTGTTGTAGGAGCCTATCCAGCTATGCTCTAAGATCTTTTTGCTCTACTCTGTCTGCAGCAGTAAGCCCATTAAGTTCACAATGTTTATCAATATTGTCTAATTTGAGTAGAATGTCTTTCTTCAACTCAATATACCAGGCATTCATGTTTCTGTTCCACCCTTTTAATTTGGGTCTAAGAAGTCTAAATTTCCCCAAAAGTCTATCAACACTATCTCCAGTGATGTTACTATCCTTCCAAACTTCATGCATAATCTTATCAATCCCCTCCCTAAGAAACCAAGCATTTTCAAATCTGAAAAGGGGGTCAGATTTCTGAATATCACCAGAAGCCAAGAAGAGTGGAGTATGGTCAGACTTTTCTCTAGTCAAAGTTGTAATATGAGTCAAGGGGTATATCTCTTCCCATTCATTACTACATAAAATCCTATCTAGTTTTCAAAGGTAGGAACAGGCAGGTTGTTTCCCCATGTAAAGTTCCTGCCACTCATTTCAAGTTCCCTAACTCCAGCTTGTTCCAGAATGCATTAAACAAGAAACTCTAATGACCTGGTGTACCAGGTTTATTTTTTTCACTGGCTTTCCTGATATTAAAATCCCCTCCAATCAGAATGGGGTTTACACTGTTTTGGAAAATTCTAGTGAGCTTAGCTAGGAATCTAGCTTTCCTCTCTAGTTGAGCATCTCCATAAACCACCACCAAATCCCAAATGAATCTAGTTTTTTGATCCTGAACTGTCATCTTAATATGATAATCTCCTTCATCTTGAGATATAACATCAAGAGTAGTATAATTAACCCCTAGCAATAATCCACCAGATTTCCCCCTAGCTGGAGTGAAATGCCAGTGAAAATCTCTAACAGCACATATTTGTTGTAGTTCATTTCTAGAAATCTCTTGCCTCATGGTCTCTTGCAATCCCAGGAAGTCTACTTTCATATCCATGATCATCTCTCTTAAGAATCTTTTTTTAATATCCCCCCCCCCAAAACCTCTCATATTCCAGAAAATACCTctcatttctttcttcttcttttttcttaacCGAAGATTCCAAAATTTTAACAACGCAGGCAGTTTTAACCCCAGAACCCCTGGTGGTTTTATTATTATTCTTCCTCACATCTTTTTTTCTAGATGAAAAAAGCTCTCTGACTATCTCCCAATCATCATCCTCTCTATCATCTCCCCCATCTTCCCCCTGATCTAAGAGATCTTTCAGGGTGTAATCCCCAGTATCAATGATCTCAGCCTCTTCAGGCATTACAACTTGTTTTTGTTCTCTATTAAAATCAAACAACCACAGATCAATTCTAGCTTGTTCCACTTTTTTTATCAATTCAACATTATGTTCAATCATATCAGGATTATTTCCTAGTTTCACCCCAACCCCCTCAGCAACTTTCTGAAAGAAATTATCAGAATTTGGAAAATTCTCGTTATCATTTAGCTTACCATAATTGTCCTCCTTAGCAGCCCTTTCCTTTGCTAGCTCAGTGATATTTCGATATTCCTTTCCTTTCAGCCTAAGGCACCTCCtccgctcctcctcttcttcctttagatcagcatcacctttcccagccttcATAATCTTGGTCTCAAAAGAATCAGTTTCTTGACTAGCTGTGTAATCCACTGGCTCAACATATCCTAATCCAATGTCTTGTTCCATCAACTCCTGATCTGttatctctccttccccctcttgttTGTCCTCAATCTGCATATCTTCATCCAAGTTTTCCATTTCCTCTCCCTCAGCAGTATTTTTCTCTCCAGATTGTGACCCTTTCACATCCTCATTCCCTTTCAGATTAACTTGAAGCAACTCATGTTGTCTCTTCACCTCTTTCTCAAGGGTTTTCCTAATTATCTCCATCtccttcctctttttttcttccaACATCAACTGTGCAGTCTGTCTAGCAGCCAATTCTTCTGCTTTTTGCAACCTAGATAACAGATCATCTTCTCTCCCCTGCCTCTCTGCACTAATCCCTATTTTCTCACTTTCTTTAGCAGTGTCAGTATTTTGACAACTGTCTCCAGACTTCAGAACCACCTGTTCATACTGTTTTAAGCCCAAGCTTCCCAAACTCACATTTTGTTTCCCAGTATCTATTTGCTTGCTTTTCTTCTGCATGTCATTCTCTCTCTGTGCCTCAAAGTGTTCCAGCTCCAAATATTCAAACATTTTCCTTTTACTCCCCTCCTCAAACTTGTACCATCCCTGTTCAGCTACTGAATCAAATTCAAAGAAAATATCATACATGAGCAATCCTTGGTGGTTATCTCAGTCCCTGCTGGTATCTTGTGTATGTCCCTCACTCCAACCTTCACCTTGATCTCCTCCCTGGAATGAATGTGCTCAATGTCCACCTCCACCACTGGCCCCAAAGCAGAACCAATCTCACAGACCCTATGCTTAACTATAGGAGGAGAGGAGAAGGTTGCAGCAGGGCCAACAGGTCCGTGTACCTTTTCAACCAAACTACCGGCATCTGAATTGCTGACAGCAAAAGAATCAGGGGGGTCAGCTGGATGTGATATATAGACAACCTAAGCAATTTTATAGACCTGATAAAACAAGCAGCGAGTACAGAAGCCAATCATGATTCACGACATATCATCAGTCGTGGGAACGGATCATTAGCCAGCCGCGTAGTCGCACATGCTGCCGGACGAAGAAATCTGGAGTACATGGCATACTACGGACTAGTGCGCGCGCAGCCGTCATGGGCTCGGGTCCCCCACGTCTGGGGCATCTGTCACAACAGGTGGACCGAGGTCCCACCACTGCGGCAGCGCCCCCACTTTACGGCACGTGGAGGCTCTCAGCGAGTCATCAGTAGCCAGTCAGCTTTGTCACGGGCAGGTGCAGGTGCGCCCAAAAGAGCATTTCGTCGTGGAATAATCGCATTCCCCCATCACACGCTCACACCACTCTTCAGTCAAATATACGGGCAGCTTCGATTAACCACGTGCTCAGAGAATTACGCGGTCGCCACGGCACGGCAAATCTCTCGCTTGAAGCTTCAGATCACGGCGCGGCGATAGGATCGGTCTGTCTGAAAACTCCAACTCCAAGCCTGGCTTCAGATTTGACACGTTCCATTCTGCCCGGACACCGGCCACACCCACACGTCTAGTCCCACGACCGGAGACGCGTCCGTCGTCGTGAACCCGTCGAGCAGGGCCGATCTTGTACACACGCACGCATACGACCTACGTCCACCCATCATCATCACACAGGCAGGCATCGTCAGGTACAAATCTACAACCAACCAAGCACACGAACCCTGACCAAGACACAACAGGTTTCGCTCCGTTGCAAAAGCAGCAGCATCTGGGTTGCCATCAGCATTCAGCATTCAGCATTCAGCAAGACTCGGCCAATGCTGCTGTTACAGATTACAAATGCACCATTAGTAGTAAGGTAGATGCAACTTGTGTACGCAGCCGGCACGCAGCCATCACCCTGTACAACACCCCGCCCGCCCGCATCACCACATGAGCTGCTTGGCCCCTCTCTTCTTGACGACGGCGTCGAATCGGCCGTCGACCATGCTGATCTGGTCCATGAGGGACCGCCGTATGTGGCCCGGCGGCGTCTCGGTGATGCCCGCCAGGTACACGTCGGAGGAGAGGTCGAACTTGAGGGTGGCCATGGGCGTGTTGGGCTTCTTCACCAGGTCGTCCTCCAGCATGATCTCCGCCACCCGGGACAGGATGCTGAACGCCACCCCTACAAGAACCCTCGAGTAGGCCTCCACAATGGCGTGCCCCACGTCCTGCGCCACCCAAGGAGTTTTTTCAGAAAAATTGACAAGCAAGCATCCCTTTCACCCACCGGCATGTTGTGCCATGACAAACTTGTTACCTCGTTATACTGGACCTTCACGACGTCGATGAACGTTGGAGGCAGGTTGGGGAATCTGGACTTCAGAAGCTGGATGAGGGTCTCGACCCTTTCGATGCACGCCGACATCTTCTCCAGCTCCGACGAACTGTCCTTCATGAACTTCCACGAATGCCGTGCAGGAGACTTCCTGCTTCTTTCCTCTGAGATCCTTTGGTTCCATGCAAAAAGTGCACCTTCTAACCGGTTCATGGTCTCGAGCACGCTATGCTCGGTTTTTAGACTCAGAGAAACAAAGATTTCTTCGATAGGAATATAGTCCGTGGTTATGGCATGGTACAGGTCTTCACCCAAGCTAGATCTGCCAGACTGCAAGTCCAATCAAGTATTCATTACGATCATCAATTATACAACTCGGTAAAAAATGCAAGTAAATATAATTTGTGTCCTTGCCTTTGGAAGGGCGTCCATAACAGCCATGGGAATAGGGATCTGAAACAGGACTTGTTCGTTGATAGACTTGGCAGCTTTGAGGATTTGATGAACAAGTTTAGCCTGAAACACAATCCTTTTCCTCTGGGACTGAGATAGACCTTGTTCAGGGACACAAGGGGATGGAAGCCACCACTTTTTGGTCTGTCTTTCACCATTATTTTTGCCCCGGCCACCTGATCGGCTACCACTCTCCACGTACCAATACTCCGTGTCAACCATTGAGTCCAGAACTTCCTGCATATTTGGTTGCATACGCCATTGGTAAATCCAAACTGTCGCAAACAAGCATAATATGCGGAATATGCAATATTTGTTATGGCTAGATCGATGTTTTTTTTAATAGAGATGAAGATTGTGTTAGATCTGAATATCCATATAGTGCTCTCTATCAAAGATAATTTCAAGAGAGATGAAAACACAGTGGCAACATACAATTAGCATGGAATCAAGCTTCTGTAGAGCAGGAAGGTTCACATGAACATCTGAACGGGCCTTCGGGGTCATAATCTGCACGAAGCAACCAAACAAAATAGTTTTTACATCTCAGATGAACTTCATGCAAACAGAGAACACTTAATTCAGTTGCTCATTAGCCATTACCTCAAACATGCACCCATCTGCTCCATTTTGCTTTGTGGGTACCAGCTCGACCATGTAGGTCGTAGGAGAAAGCAACCAGTCCATTTCCTTCCGCCACCTGATCTTTTTTTCCTCACACAATGGTTCCAACTTCCACAGCTCTCCAAAAATAGTGGCTGTCATGGTGAACGCTCATTTTACTGATGATGATGGTAAACTAAATTGGGCAGCTTGTGAAGTTCAGTATACCTGAGAGATTGGTTATGCCATTGGACAAGGCCAGAGCAGCACAAACTCCTCTGGCACCTCCAGAAACGTCATCACCAAGCAGTAGCTTTGCAAACTTCTCCTTCATGGTTTCAATATCAGCGGCACTCAATGTATATGTGATTGGATTCTTCCCTTTGACAGGGAGTAGATGGATAGCATCGAGTGTATCCAACTCATAAAGTGAATGCTCCTCCTGCTTGCTCAGTGGAAGGCATTGGGAAGAGAAGGAAGAGCCATCAACATCTTTGCTGGAGGAGCAACTTGAAGCTTCATCTTCAAGGGAATCAGCGGTGACACAGCCATCCGCCCCTGTTGTTGCACTAACGCCACTATCCTCATCATATGAGGAACTGTTGAAAATGCAGCTCTCGAGGCCATTGTATGTCGTCACCTCTACATCAGTGGATATTTTTCAATTTATATGCACAACTGAAAAAATATATTATGGAGACATACGCACTAAAAATATTTGGTCAGATGCCACGGCACAATAGCACCTTAGCTTAGGATATTGCAAAGAACGGATTAAAATAGCATCAGGATATACAACTGCTATTGGATCTTTTGGGTCACTGAACTTATGCATGCGCATATATGCGCCTTATTAGCAGTAATTTAAGCAAGACTTGCAGCTCATCATGGTTTAAGGAGGAGCCCCAGTTAACCAAGAACAAAAACTGGAGCAATTATGAATATGTACAAGTCATTCGTTGCTTAGATAGGAGGAACGATAATTAAAGTAAGCATGGCAGCATCTGGGACTCCTCGGTTCACTAAAGCTTATAAAAGTGCATATGAGCACTTCATTAGAACGATAACGCAAGTAAGCCATTGATGTTCCTGGTGGTTTAAAGAGAACCCCCGGTTAACCATA
Above is a window of Triticum aestivum cultivar Chinese Spring chromosome 6B, IWGSC CS RefSeq v2.1, whole genome shotgun sequence DNA encoding:
- the LOC123137901 gene encoding rop guanine nucleotide exchange factor 14, which gives rise to MRMKTLACCRRRPQDFSVDMDQEPEKVTTYNGLESCIFNSSSYDEDSGVSATTGADGCVTADSLEDEASSCSSSKDVDGSSFSSQCLPLSKQEEHSLYELDTLDAIHLLPVKGKNPITYTLSAADIETMKEKFAKLLLGDDVSGGARGVCAALALSNGITNLSATIFGELWKLEPLCEEKKIRWRKEMDWLLSPTTYMVELVPTKQNGADGCMFEIMTPKARSDVHVNLPALQKLDSMLIEVLDSMVDTEYWYVESGSRSGGRGKNNGERQTKKWWLPSPCVPEQGLSQSQRKRIVFQAKLVHQILKAAKSINEQVLFQIPIPMAVMDALPKSGRSSLGEDLYHAITTDYIPIEEIFVSLSLKTEHSVLETMNRLEGALFAWNQRISEERSRKSPARHSWKFMKDSSSELEKMSACIERVETLIQLLKSRFPNLPPTFIDVVKVQYNEDVGHAIVEAYSRVLVGVAFSILSRVAEIMLEDDLVKKPNTPMATLKFDLSSDVYLAGITETPPGHIRRSLMDQISMVDGRFDAVVKKRGAKQLMW